One Magnetococcales bacterium genomic window, CGCCGCCTGGAAAAGTCTCAAGGGGGATAATGCCGTCTGGATTCCCGGGCTCTCCCGGGCCGACATGGAAAAGAACATTGCGCTGCATTTGATCCAACTGGCCGATGAGTTGCGGACCGGCGCCTATCGACCCCATCCGACGCGCATGTTCCCGGTGGCCAAGGCCGACGGCGGAAAACGAATCATCTCCGCCTTGACGTTGCGGGACAAACTGGCTCAAAAAACCGTTCTGTGGGCGTTGCGACCCTTGGGAGAGTCGCTTTTTCATTCCGACAGTTACGGTTACCGGCCTGGTCGGTCGGTGGAAATGGCGGTCTCGAAGGCGCGCGAACATATCCTTTGCGGCCTGGAATGGTTGGTGGACGCCGACATCCGACAATTTTTCGACCGCATTCCCCATGGTCCGCTACGCAAGGTTCTCAAGCGGACAATCGATGATCGCGAAATGTTGAAATTGATCGACATGTGGTTGGATGTCGGCGCGCCGCGTACCGGTTTTTTGACCAAACGTCGGGGCGTTCCGCAGGGCGGCGTTCTTTCGCCATTTTTCTGTAACCTCTACCTGACCGGCTTTGATCAGCGGTTGGCGGCGGCCAATCTCCCCTTCGTCCGCTTCGCCGACGATTTTCTCGTTTTCG contains:
- a CDS encoding Retron-type reverse transcriptase, producing MSSGQPGWYLVGYDISSPRRLRKIHRSLKKRGLALAPQTLNAAWKSLKGDNAVWIPGLSRADMEKNIALHLIQLADELRTGAYRPHPTRMFPVAKADGGKRIISALTLRDKLAQKTVLWALRPLGESLFHSDSYGYRPGRSVEMAVSKAREHILCGLEWLVDADIRQFFDRIPHGPLRKVLKRTIDDREMLKLIDMWLDVGAPRTGFLTKRRGVPQGGVLSPFFCNLYLTGFDQRLAAANLPFVRFADDFLVFAPTQRAAEAARTFVGKELNRLDLELHPDKTRVVRSGPAVRFLGRKMPRAPKYDAPDGRG